In Verrucomicrobiota bacterium, one DNA window encodes the following:
- a CDS encoding DUF3500 domain-containing protein, with protein MKKITAPEFCGLCPPLSRRKFLKSSTIAAASAILPFGAITNPLAAKEKPLPKSETLVKTLYTSLTEKQRNTICFPFDHKLQHEVENNWFIVKDHRVAKSYTKDQQAMIREIFMNMHSEEYAKQVMKQVEHDNGKGGFGNCSIALFGEPDTGKFEFVFTGRHTTRRCDGDSVEGTAFGGPIFYGHAARSFDEEAHHPGNAYWFQAKRVNEVFQMMDGKQRKQALLDFSRNEKGKETVKLTGKATGLDGIRMTDLTFDQKDEVRKVLDDMLAPFREVDRKESLKLIEKSGFDNLHLAFYKDEDIGQDGMWDTFQIEGPNMIWLFRGDPHVHTWIHIKDRA; from the coding sequence ATGAAGAAAATAACTGCCCCTGAGTTCTGTGGACTTTGCCCGCCATTATCGCGTCGGAAATTCCTGAAATCTTCAACCATTGCCGCTGCAAGCGCGATACTTCCGTTTGGAGCCATCACAAATCCGCTCGCCGCGAAAGAGAAGCCGCTACCCAAGTCAGAAACTCTGGTAAAGACACTTTATACCAGCCTGACCGAGAAACAGCGTAACACGATCTGTTTCCCTTTCGACCACAAGCTTCAACATGAAGTCGAGAATAATTGGTTCATTGTTAAAGACCATCGTGTCGCGAAATCTTACACGAAGGATCAACAAGCAATGATTCGGGAGATCTTCATGAACATGCATAGCGAAGAGTATGCTAAACAGGTAATGAAGCAAGTTGAGCACGATAACGGCAAAGGCGGCTTCGGAAATTGTTCAATCGCATTGTTTGGCGAACCAGACACGGGAAAATTTGAGTTCGTTTTTACCGGCCGCCATACAACCAGGCGCTGCGATGGCGATTCGGTTGAGGGTACTGCATTTGGTGGTCCGATCTTTTACGGACACGCAGCCAGATCTTTCGATGAAGAAGCGCACCATCCGGGTAATGCCTATTGGTTCCAGGCCAAGCGTGTAAATGAGGTTTTCCAAATGATGGATGGCAAACAAAGGAAGCAGGCCTTGCTCGATTTTTCCAGAAACGAAAAAGGCAAGGAAACGGTCAAGCTAACTGGCAAGGCTACAGGTCTTGATGGCATTCGTATGACCGACCTCACCTTCGATCAAAAGGATGAAGTCAGGAAAGTATTGGACGACATGCTCGCACCCTTCCGCGAAGTTGATCGTAAGGAATCCCTAAAGCTCATTGAGAAAAGCGGCTTCGACAATCTACACCTGGCTTTTTATAAAGATGAAGACATCGGTCAGGACGGGATGTGGGACACCTTCCAAATTGAAGGCCCGAATATGATCTGGTTATTCCGAGGAGATCCGCATGTCCACACCTGGATCCATATCAAGGACCGAGCGTAA
- a CDS encoding DUF2845 domain-containing protein: MIIHKTQNYILKLLLVSALGLGFGLSSNLFADSFRFKNKVIDTGMSKGKVFMITGQPDWKASYMVGDPNDLGSSVYHSDAFSGTSRINAFSGTYDPVSSVMVEEWLINRGKNRLMQILRFEDQRLVGIDSIGYGFDEKYGRSFANPDWSLLKTGDTSYEVINRFGEPSITETKPNISFVRIYGPHRHPLHFRSAEVSWWYYNQGPSRLFRIVKLVNGRVVDIEIEGYGVSEK, encoded by the coding sequence ATGATCATTCACAAAACCCAGAATTACATCCTAAAACTTCTATTGGTCAGTGCGCTTGGTTTGGGATTCGGTCTTTCTTCGAATCTTTTTGCTGATTCCTTTCGTTTTAAAAACAAGGTCATCGATACTGGGATGAGTAAAGGGAAGGTGTTTATGATCACCGGACAACCCGATTGGAAGGCGAGTTACATGGTTGGAGATCCTAATGATCTTGGGAGTTCAGTGTATCATTCGGACGCTTTTTCCGGGACCAGTCGTATCAACGCTTTCAGTGGCACATACGATCCCGTTTCATCGGTTATGGTAGAAGAATGGTTAATCAACCGCGGCAAGAACCGGCTGATGCAAATACTTCGGTTTGAAGATCAACGGTTGGTTGGCATCGATAGCATCGGCTATGGTTTTGACGAAAAGTATGGACGGAGTTTCGCGAATCCGGATTGGTCGCTCCTGAAAACTGGAGATACGTCCTATGAAGTAATTAACCGGTTTGGCGAACCATCGATTACTGAAACGAAGCCCAATATCAGCTTTGTTCGCATTTATGGGCCGCATCGGCATCCGCTACATTTTCGCAGTGCGGAGGTAAGCTGGTGGTATTACAATCAAGGTCCAAGCCGCCTCTTTCGAATCGTTAAGCTCGTGAATGGTCGGGTGGTGGATATCGAAATAGAGGGCTATGGTGTGTCGGAGAAGTAA